The proteins below are encoded in one region of Nitrospirota bacterium:
- a CDS encoding biopolymer transporter ExbD: MQRDIDQINVIPLVDVMLVLLVIVLTTATFISSGQIPVNLAKAKEVGDRKDAPVVITLTAEGALFLNDHAIPEGGLPSALAAEPRESAVVVRADKVILLERFVSVVDEVRGLGFQQVSLEVVRL; this comes from the coding sequence ATGCAGCGCGACATTGATCAGATCAACGTCATCCCCCTCGTGGACGTCATGCTGGTCCTCCTGGTCATCGTCCTGACCACCGCTACTTTTATCAGCAGCGGCCAGATCCCGGTCAATTTGGCCAAAGCAAAAGAAGTCGGCGACCGTAAGGATGCCCCCGTCGTGATCACCCTGACTGCCGAGGGTGCGCTCTTCCTCAACGACCATGCCATTCCTGAAGGAGGGCTCCCTAGCGCCCTGGCGGCGGAGCCTCGAGAATCGGCGGTCGTCGTGCGAGCGGATAAAGTCATTCTGCTCGAACGGTTCGTGTCTGTGGTGGATGAAGTACGCGGGCTGGGATTTCAACAAGTCAGTCTGGAGGTCGTTCGGCTGTGA